One window of the Solanum stenotomum isolate F172 chromosome 11, ASM1918654v1, whole genome shotgun sequence genome contains the following:
- the LOC125844243 gene encoding alpha-L-fucosidase 1 translates to MIKKKPITEFLKTIIILLLFQLSTTSQSSHRKPPPLPILPIPKSRQISWQIAEMALFLHFGTNTFTDSEWGTGHVDPSIFNPKLLNATQWVTVAKDFGFKRVVLTAKHHDGFCLWPSKYTDYSVKSSPWRNGVGDVVAELAEAARNGGLELGLYLSPWDRHEHCYGETLEYNEFYMGQMTELLTRYGEIKYVFLDGAKGDGEKDMEYFFDDWFSLVHQLQPGASIFSDVGPDTRWVGNENGVAGSTCWSLFNNSAIKIGVYSDARYSAEGDAFGQDWVPAECDVSIRPGWFWHASEKPKSAMTLLDLYYKSVVGRNCPLLLNVPPNSSGLISDEDIHVLKEFSELRNSIFSHNLAKFALLSASSTRGDPNDSQFSPKNVIEEGLYTYWAPDQGQQSDWTLYLEFQQVITFNVLELQEPIQMGQRIIEFHLDMLDENRTWQHVVNGTTVGYRRLLLFPTVKAHLLRLVIDESKVFPLISHLGIYMDSYSVPQHVSDDTHTKSKFINNLVFRTAYNLSQSASI, encoded by the exons ATGATAAAGAAGAAACCCATTACAGAATTTCtcaaaacaatcataatcctCTTGTTATTTCAACTTTCAACAACTTCACAATCTTCACATCGAAAGCCACCTCCACTCCCAATTCTACCAATCCCAAAATCCCGTCAAATCTCATGGCAAATTGCAGAAATGGCACTTTTTCTCCACTTTGGTACCAACACTTTTACAGATTCAGAATGGGGTACAGGTCACGTTGACCCATCAATTTTTAACCCCAAATTGTTAAATGCAACACAATGGGTTACAGTAGCTAAAGATTTTGGTTTCAAAAGAGTAGTTTTAACTGCTAAGCATCATGATGGGTTTTGTCTCTGGCCTTCAAAATACACTGATTATTCTGTTAAATCAAGTCCTTGGAGAAATGGGGTTGGTGATGTTGTAGCTGAATTGGCTGAAGCTGCAAGAAATGGGGGATTGGAATTGGGTTTGTATCTTTCTCCATGGGATAGGCATGAGCATTGTTATGGGGAAACTCTTGAGTATAATGAATTCTATATGGGCCAAATGACTGAGTTGCTTACAAG ATATGGAGagattaaatatgtttttttagatGGTGCAAAAGGTGATGGCGAGAAGGATATGGAGTATTTCTTTGATGATTGGTTTAGCCTTGTTCATCAACTCCAACCTGGAGCTTCAATCTTCTCTGATGTTGGTCCTGATACGAGGTGGGTTGGGAACGAGAACGGTGTTGCTGGAAGCACTTGCTGGTCCCTTTTCAATAACAGCGCAATCAAGATTGGTGTTTATAGTGATGCCAG ATATTCAGCAGAGGGGGACGCCTTTGGCCAGGACTGGGTTCCTGCTGAGTGTGATGTGTCTATCCGACCTGGTTGGTTTTGGCATGCATCAGAAAAGCCAAAAAGCGCAATGACTCTTCTGGATTTGTATTACAAATCAGTCG TCGGTAGAAACTGTCCCTTATTGCTAAATGTACCACCTAACTCATCTGGTCTCATATCAGACGAAGATATACATGTCCTCAAAGAGTTCTCCGAGCTTCGTAATTCTATTTTCTCCCATAATCTTGCAAAATTTGCCCTTCTCTCTGCCAGCAGTACACGAGGAGATCCGAATGATTCTCAGTTTAGCCCCAAGAATGTAATTGAGGAAGGATTATATACATATTGGGCTCCAGATCAGGGACAACAATCAGACTGGACACTATATTTAGAATTTCAACAGGTTATAACTTTCAATGTCTTGGAACTTCAAGAACCAATTCAAATGGGGCAGCGGATTATCGAGTTTCATCTTGACATGTTAGATGAAAATAGAACATGGCAACATGTGGTAAATGGAACGACAGTAGGATATCGGAGGCTGTTACTTTTTCCTACAGTGAAAGCTCACCTACTAAGGTTGGTTATCGACGAGTCCAAGGTGTTCCCTCTAATCTCCCACTTGGGAATTTACATGGATTCATATTCTGTTCCACAACATGTCTCTGATGATACACACACGAAATCAAAGTTCATTAACAACTTAGTTTTCAGAACTGCATACAACCTGTCTCAATCTGCTTCCATCTAA
- the LOC125844230 gene encoding T-complex protein 1 subunit beta produces MAIDKLFKDEATEEKGERARMASFIGAMAIADLVKTTLGPKGMDKILQSTGRGHSVTVTNDGATILKSLHIDNPAAKVLVDISKVQDDEVGDGTTSVVVLAGELLREAEKLVNAKIHPMTIIAGFRMASECARNVLEQKVVDNKQDAEKFRSDLMNIARTTLSSKILSQDKEHFAKLAVDAVMRLKGSTNLEAIQIIKKPGGSLKDSFLDEGFILDKKIGVGQPKRIENATILVANTAMDTDKVKIYGARVRVDSMAKVADLEAAEKEKMREKVQKIISHGINCFVNRQLIYNFPEELFADAGILAIEHADFDGIERLGLVTGGEIASTFDNPESVKLGHCKLIEEIMIGEDKLIHFSGVAMGQACTIVLRGASPHVLDEAERSLHDALCVLSQTVNDSRVLLGGGWPEMVMAKAVDELAKKTPGKRSHAIEAFTRALLAIPTTIADNAGLDSAELIAQLRAEHHKDESNAGIDVISGSVGDMSELGISESFKVKQAVLLSATEAAEMILRVDEIITCAPRRREGM; encoded by the exons ATGGCg ATTGACAAACTCTTCAAAGATGAAGCCACTGAGGAAAAGGGTGAGCGAGCTAGGATG GCATCCTTTATTGGAGCAATGGCAATTGCTGACTTGGTAAAGACAACCTTAGGACCTAAGGGAATG GATAAAATTCTGCAATCAACAGGCAGAGGACACAGCGTTACAGTCACCAATGATGGTGCAACAATTTTGAAGTCCCTTCATATTGATAATCCAGCTGCCAAGGTCCTTGTTG ATATCTCCAAGGTCCAGGATGATGAAGTTGGTGATGGGACAACTTCAGTAGTCGTTTTGGCTGGAGAACTTTTGAGGGAGGCAGAGAAGCTGGTAAACGCAAAAATTCATCCAATGACAATTATAGCAG GTTTCCGGATGGCATCTGAGTGTGCCCGCAATGTTCTGGAGCAGAAGGTTGTGGATAACAAGCAGGATGCAG AGAAGTTCAGATCAGACTTGATGAATATTGCAAGGACTACTTTGAGCTCAAAAATCTTGTCTCAGGACAAGGAGCATTTTGCAAAACTGGCTGTTGATGCGGTTATGAGGTTAAAG GGAAGTACCAATCTTGAAGCAATCCAGATAATTAAGAAACCTGGAGGGTCATTGAAGGATTCATTTTTAGATGAAGG GTTTATTTTGGACAAAAAGATCGGGGTTGGCCAACCAAAACGCATAGAAAATGCTACGATTTTGGTGGCAAATACTGCTATGGATACAGATAAAGTGAAGATATATGGTGCACGTGTTCGAGTTGACTCAATGGCCAAGGTTGCTGATCTAGAAGCAgctgaaaaggaaaaaatgagaGAGAAGGTGCAAAAGATCATTAGTCATGGAATAAATTGCTTTGTTAACCGACAGCTGATCTACAATTTCCCAGAGGAACTATTTGCTGATGCTGGGATACTTGCAATAGAGCATGCTGACTTTGATGGTATTGAGCGGTTGGGCTTAGTTACTGGAGGAGAAATTGCATCAACCTTTGATAACCCAGAGTCTGTCAAACTTGGCCACTGCAAACTTATCGAGGAGATCATGATTGGCGAAGATAAGCTGATCCACTTCTCTGGGGTTGCAATGGGACAGGCATGTACAATTGTTCTGAGAGGTGCAAG CCCTCATGTACTGGATGAAGCTGAAAGATCTCTGCACGATGCATTGTGTGTACTATCTCAGACAGTAAATGACAGCAGGGTTCTACTTGGAGGTGGATGGCCCGAGATGGTGATGGCTAAGGCGGTTGATGAACTAGCTAAGAAGACTCCAGGTAAAAGGTCTCATGCAATTGAGGCTTTCACCCGTGCACTTTTGGCAATTCCAACCACCATTGCCGACAATGCTGGGTTAGACAGTGCTGAGCTGATTGCTCAGCTTCGTGCTGAACACCACAAGGACGAAAGCAATGCAGGAATTGATGTCATCTCTGGATCT GTTGGAGATATGTCAGAGCTAGGAATATCCGAGTCATTCAAAGTCAAACAGGCAGTATTGCTATCTGCAACTGAGGCTGCTGAGATGATCCTAAGGGTTGACGAAATCATCACTTGCGCCCCACGGAGGAGGGAGGGAATgtaa
- the LOC125844239 gene encoding uncharacterized protein LOC125844239, with product MEADRLNSPHTSAIFIDVLGHQLQFCQDPNSKHLGTTVWDASMVLVKFLERNCRKGRFSPSKLKGKRVIELGAGCGVAGFGMALLGCDVVSTDQTEVLPLLMRNVERNTSRIMQTISDPDSFGSIQAAELDWGNETHIKAVSPPFDYIIGTDVVYAEHLLEPLLQTIIALSGPKTTILLGHEIRSTNVHEKMLETWKRHFEVKTVPKAKMDSTYQHPSIQLYIMSFKSQGSTSEIVRQMAQQQTEEIGETETKNESDEDESKYGLNQGEVIDNEGKVDNNLVMDLENRNLSDWEARRCGAMAARLLRDVKIT from the exons ATGGAGGCAGATAG GTTAAATTCTCCACACACTTCTGCGATTTTCATTGATGTTCTAGGTCATCAGCTTCAGTTTTGCCAG GATCCTAATTCGAAGCATTTAGGCACTACTGTTTGGGATGCATCTATGGTTTTAGTAAAATTTCTG GAAAGAAATTGTCGAAAGGGGAGGTTTTCTCCATCTAAATTGAAAGGAAAGCGTGTGATTGAACTTGGGGCAGGTTGTGGCGTAGCAGGATTTG GCATGGCATTGCTTGGATGTGATGTAGTTTCAACTGACCAAACTGAGGTTTTGCCATTGCTAATGAGAAACGTTGAGCGTAATACTTCCAGGATCATGCAGACAATCTCAGATCCAG ATTCATTTGGTTCCATACAGGCTGCAGAGTTGGACTGGGGTAATGAAACTCATATAAAGGCTGTTAGCCCTCCATTCGACTATATCATTGGGACTGACGTT GTTTATGCAGAGCATCTTTTGGAACCGCTTTTGCAGACAATAATTGCACTGTCTGGACCAAAGACAACAATTCTG TTGGGTCATGAAATCCGATCAACAAATGTCCATGAAAAGATGCTTGAGACGTGGAAGAGACATTTTGAGGTCAAAACTGTTCCAAAAGCAAAG ATGGATAGTACATACCAACATCCAAGCATCCAGTTATACATAATGAGCTTCAAGTCACAAGGAAGTACCTCGGAAATTGTTAGACAGATGGCTCAGCAGCAGACAGAAGAGATTGGGGAAACAGAAACTAAGAATGAATCAGACGAAGATGAAAGTAAATATGGGCTTAATCAAGGTGAGGTGATTGACAATGAGGGCAAGGTAGACAATAACCTGGTTATGGATCTTGAGAACAGAAACCTTAGTGATTGGGAAGCTAGAAGATGTGGTGCCATGGCTGCTAGACTTCTTCGCGATGTCAAGATAACATAA
- the LOC125844242 gene encoding mitochondrial import inner membrane translocase subunit TIM22-4-like, producing MSDPATESNDVHSSSEEAKKPQIEPIRMPTVEEIRGQDIWNNCAVRSVVSGVMGGGLGLFMGMFLGALDNPIMQEEMTTRQQIVYQAKQMGRRSWSSCKTFAVMGLVFSAAECTVEKVRAKHDITNTAVAGCVTGGTLSARGGPKAACMGCAGFATFSVLIEKFLDRYH from the exons ATGAGTGATCCGGCAACCGAATCGAATGATGTGCATTCAAGCTCCGAAGAAGCTAAGAAGCCCCAGATTGAGCCTATTCGGATGCCTACTGTGGAGGAAATAAGGGGCCAAGACATTTGGAACAACTGTGCAGTTCGTAGTGTTGTTAGCGGAGTCATGG gAGGGGGACTGGGTTTGTTCATGGGTATGTTTCTCGGGGCATTGGATAACCCAATAATGCAAGAGGAAATGACTACTAGGCAACAAATTGTATACCAAGCAAAGCAGATGGGTCGAAGGAGTTGGAGTTCATGCAAGACTTTTGCTGTTATGGGTTTGGTTTTCTCTGCTGCTGAGTGTACAGTTGAGAAG GTACGGGCGAAGCATGACATTACAAATACAGCAGTTGCAGGGTGCGTAACAGGTGGCACATTATCAGCTAGAG GTGGACCAAAAGCTGCGTGTATGGGTTGTGCTGGCTTCGCGACATTTTCAGTCTTGATAGAGAAGTTCTTGGATAGGTATCACTAA
- the LOC125844232 gene encoding aluminum-activated malate transporter 2-like → MEIASMNNDEKPSNFFTKGLLWFKSLHEKIYTKIVGIAKQFKTIAKDDPRRVIHSLKVGLSLTLVSLFYYFQPLYNGFGVSTMWAIMTVVVVFEFSVGATLGKGLNRGMATLLAGALGVGAHYLASATGKVVEPILLGLFVFLQAFALTFIRFFPQVKARYDYGMLILILTFCLVSISGFRVDEIVDMAHKRISTILMGASVCVIVSIVVCPVWAGEDLHKLVAQNMEKLGKFLEGFGDEIFKSSEDITESKVTKTSLIEYKSVLNSKNTEETLANFAQWEPGHGQFKYRHPWKQYLKIGGLTRQCACRIDALNAYINSEIKAPEEIREMIKETSMKMSIECGKALKELSKSMRKMNLPISADEHVTNAKNSAKKLNSLLKSRINNWEEINLLQVIPLATIASILTDIVICVEEIGQGVNELASLANFKTTKSSKEIINTNKVIVVEKIELSNNHVVITINEQNMKL, encoded by the exons TCTTtgcatgaaaaaatatatactaagaTTGTTGGAATTGCTAAGCAATTCAAGACAATTGCTAAAGATGATCCAAGAAGAGTGATTCACTCACTTAAAGTTGGTTTATCACTCACTTTAGTTTCATTATTCTACTATTTCCAACCCCTTTACAATGGTTTTGGTGTTTCTACCATGTGGGCGATAATGACTGTGGTAGTCGTCTTTGAATTTTCTGTTG gtGCTACACTTGGGAAAGGATTAAATAGGGGAATGGCAACCTTGCTAGCTGGTGCACTAGGGGTTGGTGCACATTATTTGGCTAGTGCAACTGGTAAAGTTGTGGAGCCAATACTTCTTGGTCTATTTGTCTTTCTACAAg CATTTGCATTAACTTTCATAAGATTCTTTCCACAAGTGAAGGCCAGATATGATTATGGAatgttaattttaatattaacatTTTGTTTAGTGTCAATATCTGGTTTTAGAGTTGATGAAATAGTGGATATGGCACATAAAAGAATCTCAACAATACTCATGGGTGCTTCTGTTTGTGTTATTGTTTCTATAGTTGTTTGCCCTGTGTGGGCTGGTGAAGATCTACATAAATTAGTAGCACAAAATATGGAAAAACTTGGCAAGTTCTtagaag GATTTGGAGATGAGATTTTTAAATCATCAGAGGATATTACAGAATCAAAGGTTACTAAAACATCCTTGATAGAGTATAAAAGTGTTCTCAATTCAAAGAATACTGAAGAAACTTTG GCTAATTTTGCACAATGGGAGCCAGGGCATGGCCAATTTAAGTATAGACATCCATGGAAACAATACTTGAAAATTGGAGGTCTCACTAGGCAATGTGCCTGTAGGATTGATGCACTCAATGCCTATATCAACTCTGAAATTAaa GCACCAGAGGAGATCAGGGAAATGATCAAAGAAACATCAATGAAAATGAGCATAGAATGTGGGAAAGCACTAAAAGAACTATCAAAATCTATGAGGAAAATGAATTTGCCAATTTCAGCTGATGAACATGTCACAAATGCAAAAAATTCAGCCAAGAaattaaattcacttttaaaatCAAGAATTAATAattgggaagaaattaatttacTACAAGTGATTCCATTAGCTACAATTGCATCAATTTTAACAGATATTGTTATTTGTGTTGAAGAAATTGGACAAGGGGTTAATGAACTTGCTTCATTAGCTAATTTTAAAACCACAAAAAGTagtaaagaaataattaatacaaataagGTGATAGTGGTGGAGAAAATAGAATTATCAAATAATCATGTTGTTATTACTATTAATGAGCAAAATATGAAACTGTGA